From Actinopolymorpha cephalotaxi, one genomic window encodes:
- a CDS encoding aminotransferase-like domain-containing protein → MAERTISFARGAPSADILPHEAVREAAAHALEKDWENALSYGTGRGHPGLCEWIAERHGVGPEQVMITNGSMEGAALLFRHLVSAGDRVVVEQPTYDRTLLLLKQAGAELVGAPLESDGIDPATIEAACAQGEVRLAHVIPNFHNPAGCTLSMDKRSRLVKLAADNGFTLFEDDPYRLISFDEAPGPTMLDLDSADRVIHASSFSKSISPGVRVGYLVGPAARIATLAKSANEQYISPNMLAESIVFELCRSGGLDENLNVVNTALRERRDALVEALRTHIPGAEFVIPAGGYFLWLDLKDVDSKALLGHAKKLGVTFVAGPDFMLEGGSSSLRLSFAPVPASEVAEGVRRLAQALEHAAEDAPGSGR, encoded by the coding sequence ATGGCCGAACGGACGATCAGCTTTGCCCGCGGCGCGCCGAGTGCCGACATCCTCCCGCACGAGGCCGTACGCGAGGCGGCCGCGCATGCCCTCGAGAAGGACTGGGAGAACGCGCTCAGCTACGGAACAGGGCGAGGGCATCCGGGGCTGTGCGAGTGGATCGCCGAGCGACACGGCGTCGGCCCCGAGCAGGTGATGATCACCAACGGCTCGATGGAAGGAGCGGCGCTCCTCTTCCGCCACCTCGTCTCCGCCGGCGATCGTGTCGTGGTCGAACAGCCCACCTACGACCGCACGCTGCTGCTGCTCAAGCAGGCCGGCGCCGAACTCGTGGGCGCGCCGCTGGAGTCCGACGGCATCGACCCGGCCACGATCGAGGCTGCCTGCGCGCAGGGCGAGGTCCGACTGGCCCACGTGATCCCGAACTTCCACAACCCGGCCGGCTGCACCCTCTCGATGGACAAGCGCTCCAGGCTGGTGAAGCTCGCGGCCGACAACGGCTTCACCCTCTTCGAGGACGACCCGTACCGGCTGATCTCCTTCGACGAGGCCCCGGGGCCGACGATGCTCGACCTGGACAGCGCGGACCGGGTGATCCACGCCTCCTCCTTCTCGAAGTCGATCAGCCCCGGCGTGCGGGTGGGCTACCTGGTCGGGCCGGCTGCGCGGATCGCGACCCTCGCCAAGAGTGCCAACGAGCAGTACATCTCGCCGAACATGCTGGCGGAGTCGATCGTCTTCGAACTCTGCCGATCGGGTGGCCTCGACGAGAACCTCAACGTGGTGAACACCGCGCTTCGCGAGCGCCGGGACGCGCTGGTGGAGGCGCTGCGCACGCACATCCCCGGGGCGGAGTTCGTCATCCCGGCAGGCGGCTACTTCCTCTGGCTCGACCTCAAGGACGTCGACTCGAAGGCGCTGCTCGGCCACGCGAAGAAGCTGGGCGTCACCTTCGTGGCGGGCCCCGACTTCATGCTCGAGGGCGGTTCCTCGAGCCTGCGCCTGTCGTTCGCGCCGGTGCCGGCGAGTGAGGTCGCGGAGGGAGTACGCCGGCTCGCCCAGGCACTGGAGCACGCGGCCGAGGACGCGCCTGGTTCGGGACGCTGA
- a CDS encoding histidine phosphatase family protein, protein MLPTLDGFTLDLVPHCSSVPREGWTGAHRVRPLSEGGHAQARALVAAFGTDVDGVYSSPAVRCRQTVSPLAGAVGLAVTELPELDEAAGFGEPGEWTEGVYAPMGAAIGAAWAAGRVTRALAVMAREHPGGRVVACSHGDVIPVFLTLLSGMYDRPLPEVVGRGGWYRLRFATGTVTMAGHPGAGDLQQR, encoded by the coding sequence ATGCTTCCCACGCTCGACGGGTTCACGCTGGACCTGGTGCCGCACTGTTCCTCGGTGCCCCGGGAGGGCTGGACCGGTGCGCACCGGGTCCGCCCTCTCAGCGAGGGAGGCCATGCGCAGGCACGTGCCCTGGTGGCTGCGTTCGGTACCGACGTCGACGGGGTCTACAGCAGCCCGGCAGTGCGGTGCCGGCAGACGGTGTCGCCGTTGGCCGGCGCCGTCGGCCTTGCGGTCACCGAACTCCCCGAACTCGACGAGGCGGCCGGGTTCGGGGAGCCGGGTGAATGGACCGAAGGTGTTTACGCGCCGATGGGTGCCGCGATCGGAGCGGCGTGGGCGGCCGGCCGGGTGACGCGGGCCCTTGCCGTGATGGCCCGCGAGCATCCCGGCGGGCGGGTCGTCGCGTGCTCGCACGGAGACGTCATCCCGGTCTTCCTGACTCTGCTGTCCGGGATGTACGACCGGCCGCTGCCGGAGGTGGTCGGCCGCGGCGGCTGGTATCGGCTGCGGTTCGCTACCGGCACCGTGACGATGGCCGGCCACCCAGGCGCCGGCGACCTCCAGCAGCGGTGA
- a CDS encoding DUF1203 domain-containing protein — protein MSTYEIVPIAPEKLDAMRAKGEDEFGNPWKPYPAGGWEPLRCCLNESVPGEAVALICYTPWTEPSPWMEAGPVFVHAERCAGYLTRDRYPENMGRGKCMFNTFDADGNRAYEHITFVSPGDAYEDTLAELLGRPEVAFVHVRSVEAGCLAFEAHPAR, from the coding sequence ATGAGCACATACGAGATCGTTCCGATCGCCCCCGAAAAGCTGGACGCGATGCGCGCCAAGGGGGAGGACGAGTTCGGCAACCCCTGGAAGCCCTATCCGGCGGGGGGCTGGGAGCCGCTGCGGTGTTGCCTGAACGAGTCCGTACCAGGTGAGGCCGTCGCCCTGATCTGCTACACCCCGTGGACCGAGCCGAGCCCGTGGATGGAGGCGGGTCCGGTGTTCGTGCACGCCGAGCGGTGCGCGGGCTACCTGACGCGGGACCGTTATCCGGAGAACATGGGCCGCGGGAAGTGCATGTTCAACACGTTCGACGCAGACGGCAACCGGGCTTACGAGCACATCACGTTCGTCTCGCCCGGTGACGCGTACGAGGACACGCTGGCCGAACTCCTGGGCCGGCCGGAGGTGGCGTTCGTGCACGTGCGCAGCGTCGAGGCGGGATGCCTGGCCTTCGAGGCACACCCGGCGCGGTAG
- a CDS encoding ABC transporter substrate-binding protein has protein sequence MSGFGRPRRFGVCAASVAAVAMASAMSACSLLPGGSSDDSSAPRNVSTYDEAQDAKAKAPAAAVQDARSGGTLHVLSSATPHTFDPTRVYHLDTLAIMRMVTRGLTQTKYVKGKPVLVPDLATDLGRPNADFTRWEFTLRDGVKYEDGSPVKAADVAYAIKRQLAQDELSGGPTYGLDYYLGGDSYKGPYKSGDDFEGVDTPDEKTVVVKMRKPFPSMRYYTSLPTFTPIPKAKDTRDDYGNHPLATGPYKFGSYDPGKKLVLVKNPEWDPKTDPNRHQYVDQMVFDFGLDTNEVQRRVIADKAEDQTALTYADILASNYDEIRGTDARRRLVTGPSPCSNYMWMDTRKIPLEVRRAVARAWPLTSENRAGGEIPGLTWRPATTIMPSATPGWQDFDVIGNKGEGDGDPAAAKKLLTDAGQLGFELSFYYSSDDELEAKIAAVRKKALTRAGFTVKTMAAPSSLARDLSDDSIRPANLRQGSWCMDWASGDSVLPAILDGKKADLPGAPVPSFLDVSAVNDEIDRISDLPAQKALTAWGQLDKTIMEKYLPAVPLGEGGTTVLHGSRVGNVIIDSVGGMPDFSQVYVR, from the coding sequence ATGTCCGGATTCGGTCGGCCACGCCGGTTCGGGGTCTGCGCGGCCTCGGTCGCCGCGGTGGCGATGGCGTCGGCGATGTCCGCGTGCAGCCTGCTGCCCGGCGGGTCCTCCGACGATTCGTCGGCGCCCCGGAACGTGTCGACCTACGACGAGGCGCAGGACGCGAAGGCGAAGGCGCCCGCAGCGGCGGTGCAGGACGCGCGCAGCGGCGGGACACTGCACGTGCTGTCCTCGGCGACGCCGCACACGTTCGACCCGACGCGGGTCTATCACCTGGACACGCTCGCCATCATGCGGATGGTCACCCGTGGCCTCACCCAGACGAAGTACGTCAAGGGCAAGCCGGTGCTGGTGCCCGACCTCGCCACCGACCTCGGGCGGCCGAACGCCGACTTCACCCGGTGGGAGTTCACCCTGCGGGACGGGGTGAAGTACGAGGACGGGTCGCCGGTGAAGGCGGCCGACGTGGCGTACGCGATCAAACGCCAACTGGCGCAGGACGAGCTGTCCGGCGGTCCGACGTACGGTCTGGACTACTACCTCGGCGGCGACTCCTACAAGGGCCCCTACAAGAGCGGCGACGACTTCGAAGGGGTGGACACCCCCGACGAGAAGACCGTCGTCGTGAAGATGCGAAAGCCCTTTCCGTCGATGCGCTACTACACCTCGCTGCCGACGTTCACGCCGATCCCTAAGGCCAAGGACACCCGAGACGACTACGGCAACCACCCGCTGGCCACCGGTCCCTACAAGTTCGGCAGCTACGACCCGGGCAAGAAGCTCGTGCTGGTGAAGAACCCCGAGTGGGACCCGAAGACCGACCCGAACCGTCACCAGTACGTCGACCAGATGGTGTTCGACTTCGGTCTGGACACCAACGAGGTGCAGCGCCGCGTCATCGCCGACAAGGCTGAGGACCAGACCGCGCTGACCTACGCCGACATCCTGGCTTCGAACTACGACGAGATCCGGGGCACCGACGCCCGCAGGCGGCTGGTGACCGGACCCAGCCCGTGCAGCAACTACATGTGGATGGACACCCGGAAGATCCCGCTGGAGGTACGCCGCGCGGTGGCCAGGGCGTGGCCGCTGACCTCGGAGAACCGCGCCGGCGGCGAGATCCCCGGGCTGACCTGGCGCCCGGCCACGACGATCATGCCGTCGGCCACGCCCGGCTGGCAGGACTTCGACGTGATCGGCAACAAGGGCGAGGGCGACGGCGACCCCGCGGCCGCGAAGAAGCTGCTCACCGACGCGGGCCAGCTCGGCTTCGAGTTGTCGTTCTACTACTCCTCCGACGACGAACTCGAGGCCAAGATCGCGGCCGTACGCAAGAAGGCGCTCACCCGGGCGGGCTTCACCGTCAAGACGATGGCGGCGCCGTCGTCGCTGGCGCGGGACCTGTCCGACGACTCGATCCGCCCGGCCAACCTGCGCCAGGGCAGCTGGTGCATGGACTGGGCCAGCGGCGACTCGGTGCTGCCGGCGATCCTGGACGGCAAGAAGGCCGACCTGCCGGGCGCGCCGGTTCCGTCGTTCCTCGACGTGAGTGCGGTCAACGACGAGATCGACCGAATCAGCGACCTGCCGGCGCAGAAGGCGCTGACCGCGTGGGGCCAACTGGACAAGACCATCATGGAGAAGTACCTCCCGGCGGTTCCCCTCGGCGAGGGCGGTACGACGGTGCTGCACGGTTCGCGGGTGGGCAACGTGATCATCGACTCGGTGGGTGGCATGCCGGACTTCAGCCAGGTCTACGTGCGATAG
- a CDS encoding 2-oxoacid:acceptor oxidoreductase subunit alpha yields the protein MTKQVLQVDRVIIRFAGDSGDGMQLAGDRFTQETASFGNDLSTLPNFPAEIRAPAGTLPGVSSFQIHFADHDILTPGDAPDVLVAMNPAALKANLPELPRGATLIVDSDEFTKRNLARVGYDANPLEDGSLDAYQTHSFPLTGATAEAVKEFGLTRKDASRSKNMYALGLVSWLYNRPTDSTLSFLHAKFARNPAVRDANVAAFRAGWNFGETAEAFAVSYQVKPAEMKAGRYRNISGNLALAYGLIAGARRADLPMFLGSYPITPASDVLHELSKHKRFGVTTFQAEDEIAGVTAALGAAFGGALGVTTTSGPGMALKAETIGLAVALELPLVVCDIQRAGPSTGMPTKTEQADLLQAMYGRNGEAPLPIVAPQSPADCFDAAIEAVRIAVTYRTPVILLSDGYLANGSEPWRIPKTAELPEIRADFATEPNHQTEDGDSTFWPYKRDPETLARPWAVPGTPGLEHRVGGLEKADGHGNISYDAANHELMVRTRQAKVDAVTRSIAPLEVDDPTSDARILVLGWGSTYGPIGAACRAVREHGIPVAQAHLRHLNPFPPDLGEVLRSYDRVLVPEMNLGQLSMLLRSRYLVDVVSYNRVRGMPFSASELTGAITELAGSLDLEQTEESPR from the coding sequence GTGACCAAACAGGTCCTGCAGGTCGACCGTGTCATCATCCGATTTGCCGGGGACTCCGGAGATGGGATGCAACTGGCCGGTGATCGGTTCACCCAGGAAACCGCGTCGTTCGGAAACGATCTTTCGACGCTCCCCAACTTCCCGGCCGAGATCCGGGCTCCTGCCGGCACCCTGCCGGGAGTCTCTTCCTTCCAGATCCACTTCGCGGACCACGACATCCTGACGCCGGGCGACGCCCCGGACGTGCTGGTGGCGATGAACCCCGCGGCGCTCAAGGCCAACCTGCCGGAGCTGCCGCGCGGAGCCACCCTGATCGTCGACTCCGACGAGTTCACCAAGCGCAACCTCGCCCGGGTCGGCTACGACGCCAACCCGCTCGAGGACGGCTCGCTGGACGCGTACCAAACGCACTCCTTCCCGCTGACCGGCGCGACCGCCGAGGCGGTCAAGGAGTTCGGGCTGACCCGCAAGGACGCCTCGCGGTCCAAGAACATGTACGCCCTGGGCCTGGTGTCCTGGCTCTACAACCGCCCGACCGACTCGACCCTGTCGTTCCTGCACGCGAAGTTCGCCCGCAATCCCGCCGTCCGGGACGCGAACGTCGCGGCCTTCCGGGCGGGGTGGAACTTCGGCGAGACCGCGGAGGCGTTCGCCGTCTCCTACCAGGTCAAGCCGGCGGAGATGAAGGCCGGCCGCTACCGCAACATCTCCGGCAACCTCGCCCTGGCGTACGGCCTGATCGCCGGCGCCCGGCGCGCCGACCTGCCGATGTTCCTCGGCTCCTACCCGATCACCCCGGCCAGCGACGTCCTGCACGAGCTGAGCAAGCACAAGCGGTTCGGCGTCACGACGTTCCAGGCCGAGGACGAGATCGCCGGCGTGACCGCGGCACTCGGTGCGGCGTTCGGCGGCGCCCTCGGCGTCACCACGACGTCCGGGCCGGGCATGGCGCTGAAGGCGGAGACGATCGGCCTCGCGGTGGCGCTGGAGCTGCCGCTGGTCGTCTGCGACATCCAGCGCGCCGGCCCGTCCACCGGCATGCCGACCAAGACCGAGCAGGCCGACCTGCTGCAGGCGATGTACGGCCGCAACGGCGAGGCGCCGCTGCCGATCGTCGCGCCCCAGTCGCCGGCGGACTGCTTCGACGCCGCGATCGAGGCCGTCCGGATCGCGGTCACCTACCGCACCCCGGTGATCCTGCTGTCCGACGGCTACCTCGCCAACGGCTCCGAGCCGTGGCGGATCCCGAAGACCGCGGAGCTGCCGGAGATCCGGGCCGACTTCGCCACCGAGCCCAACCACCAGACCGAGGACGGCGACAGCACGTTCTGGCCGTACAAGCGCGACCCGGAGACCCTCGCCCGTCCGTGGGCGGTGCCCGGCACGCCCGGCCTCGAACACCGCGTCGGCGGACTGGAGAAGGCCGACGGCCACGGCAACATCTCCTACGACGCGGCCAACCACGAGCTGATGGTGCGCACCCGGCAGGCCAAGGTGGACGCCGTGACCCGCTCGATCGCGCCGCTGGAGGTGGACGACCCCACCTCCGACGCGCGGATCCTGGTGCTCGGCTGGGGTTCGACGTACGGCCCGATCGGCGCCGCCTGCCGGGCGGTGCGCGAGCACGGCATCCCGGTCGCCCAGGCCCACCTGCGCCACCTCAACCCGTTCCCGCCCGACCTCGGTGAGGTCCTGCGCAGCTACGACCGCGTGCTGGTCCCGGAGATGAACCTCGGCCAGCTGTCGATGCTGCTGCGCTCCCGCTACCTGGTCGACGTCGTGAGCTACAACCGCGTGCGCGGCATGCCGTTCAGCGCGAGCGAGCTCACCGGCGCCATCACCGAACTCGCGGGATCGCTCGACCTCGAGCAGACGGAGGAGTCCCCCCGATGA
- a CDS encoding 2-oxoacid:ferredoxin oxidoreductase subunit beta: MSATDLPVPGLRGVTTTDLPQNRKDFTSDQEVRWCPGCGDYAILAAVQGFLPELGVPRENIVFVSGIGCSSRFPYYLNTYGMHSIHGRAPAIATGLATSRPDLSVWVITGDGDGLSIGGNHLIHALRRNVNLNILLFNNRIYGLTKGQYSPTSERGKITKSTPMGSLDAPFNPVSLALGAEATFVGRTLDTDRKHLTSVLRSAVAHRGTSLVEIYQNCNIYNDGAFDLLKDKDTQDEAVIRLKHGQPIRFGAGGELGVVRDPASGALRVVPVAEVGTDALLVHDAHSDDPATAFALSRLSDAQTLARTPIGIFRDVDRPSYDDLAREQVRLAQDQHGTTTDTGSEVGNADLDQLLRGSDTWTVGADA, from the coding sequence ATGAGCGCAACCGACCTGCCCGTTCCCGGTCTGCGCGGCGTCACCACCACCGACCTGCCGCAGAACCGCAAGGACTTCACCTCCGACCAGGAGGTGCGCTGGTGCCCCGGCTGCGGCGACTACGCGATCCTCGCCGCGGTGCAGGGTTTCCTGCCCGAGCTGGGCGTTCCGCGCGAGAACATCGTGTTCGTGTCCGGGATCGGCTGCTCCAGCCGGTTTCCGTACTACCTGAACACCTACGGCATGCACAGCATCCACGGCCGGGCGCCCGCGATCGCCACCGGTCTGGCGACGTCGCGGCCCGACCTGTCGGTGTGGGTGATCACCGGTGACGGCGACGGGCTGTCCATCGGCGGCAACCACCTGATCCACGCCCTGCGCCGCAACGTCAACCTCAACATCCTGCTGTTCAACAACCGCATCTACGGACTCACCAAGGGGCAGTACTCCCCCACGTCCGAACGCGGCAAGATCACCAAGTCGACGCCGATGGGTTCGCTGGACGCGCCGTTCAACCCCGTCTCGCTGGCGCTCGGCGCGGAGGCGACGTTCGTGGGGCGGACGCTGGACACCGACCGCAAGCACCTCACCTCGGTGCTGCGCTCGGCCGTAGCCCACCGGGGCACGTCGCTGGTGGAGATCTACCAGAACTGCAACATCTACAACGACGGCGCGTTCGACCTGCTCAAGGACAAGGACACCCAGGACGAGGCGGTGATCCGGCTCAAGCACGGGCAGCCGATCCGGTTCGGCGCCGGCGGCGAGCTCGGCGTGGTCCGCGACCCGGCCTCCGGGGCGCTGCGGGTGGTGCCGGTCGCCGAGGTCGGGACCGACGCGCTCCTCGTCCACGACGCGCATTCCGACGACCCGGCGACCGCGTTCGCGCTGTCCCGGCTGTCCGACGCGCAGACGTTGGCGCGTACGCCGATCGGCATCTTCCGCGACGTGGACCGGCCGTCCTACGACGACCTCGCCCGCGAGCAGGTCCGGCTGGCCCAGGACCAGCACGGCACCACCACCGACACCGGCTCCGAGGTCGGCAACGCCGACCTCGACCAGCTTCTGCGCGGGTCCGACACCTGGACCGTCGGCGCGGACGCGTGA
- the rarD gene encoding EamA family transporter RarD, whose translation MSTGLSEESAGSPSHRTASPTQVQGQAPVDENRRGLVFGAAAYAAWGLFPLYWPLLQPAGSLEILAHRMVWSLLFAVVVLLVRPRRGWWARLRRSPATVGYLAVAGLVITVNWGTYIWAVNHNHVVETALGYYINPLVIVLVGVALFGERLNRVQWTAIGLAGIAVVILTVSHGRPPWVAFILALSFTTYAYCKKKANVAAIESLMVETSVVTPLALGYLLWLQVQGTAAFGHHGAGQAVLLAGAGVVTAIPLLLFAGAATRVPMTLLGILQYLAPTLQFLLGVVVFHEPMPPDRLVGFGFVWLAVIVFTWDGLRRRRRTAAGKAVRSAVPVPVTEPD comes from the coding sequence GTGAGTACGGGCCTGTCGGAGGAGTCCGCCGGCTCGCCCTCCCACCGCACCGCGTCACCCACGCAAGTCCAAGGCCAGGCCCCCGTCGACGAGAACCGGCGGGGGCTGGTCTTCGGGGCTGCGGCCTACGCCGCGTGGGGCCTCTTCCCGCTGTACTGGCCACTGCTGCAGCCCGCCGGGTCGCTGGAGATCCTCGCCCACCGGATGGTGTGGTCGCTGCTGTTCGCGGTGGTCGTCCTCCTCGTCCGGCCCCGCCGGGGCTGGTGGGCCCGGCTGCGGAGAAGCCCGGCGACCGTCGGCTACCTCGCCGTCGCCGGCCTGGTCATCACGGTCAACTGGGGCACCTACATCTGGGCGGTCAACCACAACCACGTGGTGGAGACCGCGCTCGGCTACTACATCAACCCGCTGGTGATCGTGCTGGTCGGCGTGGCGCTGTTCGGCGAACGCCTCAACCGCGTGCAGTGGACGGCGATCGGCCTGGCCGGCATCGCGGTCGTCATCCTCACCGTGTCGCACGGCCGGCCGCCCTGGGTGGCGTTCATCCTCGCGCTGAGCTTCACGACGTACGCCTACTGCAAGAAGAAGGCGAACGTCGCCGCCATCGAGAGCCTGATGGTGGAGACCTCGGTGGTGACGCCGCTCGCCCTCGGCTACCTGCTCTGGCTGCAGGTGCAGGGGACCGCGGCGTTCGGGCACCACGGCGCCGGGCAGGCGGTGCTGCTGGCCGGAGCCGGAGTGGTGACGGCGATTCCGCTGCTGCTGTTCGCCGGTGCGGCCACCCGGGTGCCGATGACGCTGCTCGGCATCCTGCAGTACCTCGCGCCGACGCTGCAGTTCCTGCTCGGCGTCGTCGTGTTCCACGAGCCGATGCCGCCGGACCGGCTGGTGGGCTTCGGTTTCGTATGGTTGGCAGTGATCGTCTTCACCTGGGACGGGCTGCGCCGGCGGCGCCGTACGGCCGCCGGGAAGGCCGTACGATCCGCCGTTCCGGTGCCGGTCACCGAGCCGGACTGA
- a CDS encoding MOSC domain-containing protein — protein MDLNATGAPGEASIGNGVVRAVSSSGKHTFNKPGRDRIRLLAGLGVEGDAHLGTTVKHRSRVAQDPTQPNLRQVHLIHAELLAEVNAEGYDVAPGQLGENVTTEGVDLLGLPTGTLLRLGDEAEVEVTGLRNPCVQIENFRTGLLARMVGRAEDGSIVRRAGIMGIVRTGGEVAPGDPIVVTLPPPPHHPLERV, from the coding sequence ATGGACCTGAACGCGACGGGTGCGCCCGGTGAGGCGAGCATCGGTAACGGTGTCGTACGAGCGGTCAGCAGCAGCGGGAAGCACACGTTCAACAAGCCGGGCCGCGACCGCATCCGGCTGCTCGCCGGACTCGGCGTGGAAGGCGACGCGCACCTGGGTACGACCGTGAAGCACCGCTCTCGGGTGGCCCAGGACCCGACCCAGCCGAACCTCCGCCAGGTCCACCTCATCCACGCCGAACTCCTCGCCGAGGTCAACGCGGAGGGGTACGACGTGGCGCCGGGTCAGCTCGGGGAGAACGTCACCACCGAGGGCGTCGACCTGCTCGGCCTGCCGACCGGCACGCTGCTCCGGCTCGGCGACGAGGCCGAGGTCGAGGTGACCGGCCTGCGCAACCCCTGCGTGCAGATCGAGAACTTCCGCACCGGACTGCTCGCCCGGATGGTGGGCCGCGCCGAGGACGGTTCGATCGTCCGCCGCGCCGGCATCATGGGCATCGTGCGGACCGGCGGCGAGGTGGCGCCGGGCGACCCGATCGTGGTCACCCTTCCGCCGCCACCCCACCACCCGCTCGAACGCGTCTGA
- a CDS encoding sulfotransferase family protein gives MLKVIGAGFPRTGTTSMKAALEQLGLGPCHHMFEVIQSPAQQGKWRQVIESDGRADWGWALEGYQSSVDWPSSYYWRELMAAYPDAKVLLTVRDPHRWYASVRDTIFTFTREGARAEQAGQRPPNPIAPVLGRLWAGTFGEQMGEEMPAEDHAVDVFERHIATVRETVPADRLLVHEARDGWEPLCDFLGVPEPDSGYPHLNDGDTMRRMAERARTGDIPDGLTLEDLRKSGS, from the coding sequence ATGCTGAAAGTCATCGGTGCGGGGTTCCCGCGGACCGGCACCACGTCGATGAAGGCCGCGCTGGAGCAGTTGGGCCTGGGCCCCTGCCACCACATGTTCGAGGTGATCCAGTCTCCGGCGCAGCAGGGGAAGTGGCGGCAGGTCATCGAGAGCGACGGCCGGGCCGACTGGGGCTGGGCGCTGGAGGGCTACCAGTCGTCGGTGGACTGGCCGAGTTCGTACTACTGGCGGGAGCTGATGGCCGCCTACCCGGACGCCAAGGTGCTGTTGACGGTGCGCGACCCGCACCGGTGGTATGCCAGCGTGCGCGACACGATCTTCACCTTCACCCGCGAGGGCGCGCGCGCCGAGCAGGCGGGGCAGCGGCCGCCGAACCCGATCGCGCCGGTGCTCGGCCGCCTGTGGGCCGGGACGTTCGGTGAGCAGATGGGGGAGGAGATGCCGGCCGAGGACCACGCGGTGGACGTGTTCGAACGCCACATCGCGACCGTACGGGAGACCGTGCCCGCCGACCGGCTGCTCGTGCACGAGGCACGCGACGGGTGGGAGCCGCTGTGCGACTTCCTCGGCGTGCCCGAGCCGGACTCGGGCTACCCGCACCTGAACGACGGCGACACGATGCGGCGGATGGCCGAACGCGCGCGCACCGGCGACATCCCCGACGGCCTCACCCTGGAGGACCTGCGCAAGTCCGGCTCCTGA
- a CDS encoding DUF427 domain-containing protein, which translates to MPAWFAVCFRPDNETDPGVGAHTVGRIGPVADIRSDLRSPPRLLAPARTVEGEAHPTTPQPHSPIARTEITVAVRNFHQVSVAPSNRHVRIERDGQVVAETDRALVLTETGLADRLYIPAEDVRADLMAATDSHTTCPFKGVASYWAFADDESAGDVAWAYPEPIEDVAQIRDHLSFYAEAVQTYVDGVRQ; encoded by the coding sequence GTGCCTGCCTGGTTCGCGGTCTGCTTCCGTCCGGACAACGAGACCGACCCCGGCGTGGGTGCCCACACAGTGGGGCGAATCGGACCGGTCGCGGACATCCGGTCCGACCTCCGCTCCCCACCACGCCTGCTCGCACCCGCCCGTACGGTGGAGGGGGAAGCGCACCCCACAACCCCACAGCCCCACAGCCCCATAGCCAGGACGGAGATCACCGTGGCCGTACGCAACTTCCACCAGGTCAGCGTCGCCCCGAGCAACCGGCACGTGCGGATCGAACGCGACGGCCAGGTCGTCGCGGAGACCGACCGGGCGCTGGTGCTGACCGAGACCGGGCTGGCCGACCGCCTCTACATCCCCGCCGAGGACGTACGGGCGGACCTGATGGCGGCCACCGACTCGCACACGACCTGCCCGTTCAAGGGGGTCGCGTCGTACTGGGCGTTCGCCGACGACGAGTCGGCCGGGGACGTGGCCTGGGCCTACCCCGAGCCGATCGAGGACGTGGCGCAGATCAGGGATCACCTGTCGTTCTACGCCGAGGCGGTCCAGACCTACGTCGACGGGGTACGCCAGTAG